A DNA window from Iodobacter ciconiae contains the following coding sequences:
- a CDS encoding ATP-binding protein, translating to MLKKMTLIKIISLFILYSFLNQCIAKSQTLAKPETQLLTIYSTENNNTSETILKVGMVLDEYIPFYIKDANNNIQGITADYLSIIGSYINKRFLVKVFDTKKNALLALKNKEIDLVAGNLDNKISGIENTVHYFQNNFVEVKRKGEPDKKLPIITLGSNDTLKEEINKKYKNKEIISFKNSLLALQSVSFIHADLYIGNSIETNFLLNQISLNNLEISNFSSINDNPFVFFINKKNSRLLSDLNKAINLIPISSQIGIQQRWQGGPVHYNIVKKITLTPEEKIWIKNNKNIKYSAYSDFYPFLFKTNPTSKPTGIAVDILDKIERLTGLKFIEVNQSGIHNSLSFSGDTTDIIPIMAMSEERKKEMFFSPPYIQSLWGIITRSDNKNIRSVNDLSGKKVAFIKNSIAKETILDPVLRKNIEFIEAANLLSTFNLLEQEKVDAIINNLRSSYAIISAKKIEKFRVIGATNPTPLNISIATNIKKPLLAQIINKAVLSISQEELNDIRSNWANNKSATVYTGLNQYHYSNYRAIFLLLISAAIILLIYIFIRSYKSHKYSQMLKEQLNTLSRLIDQLPFALFINLPSQKIEVSNQPYNDFINNAIEKTTLYARLTLLMKTASKSKNTVYEEIRVQIDKNKHDLILWSKPFLSTTLDQQAVLGGWFDISQQKESERELLKTKNEAETANRAKSTFLAIISHEIRTPMNAILGLIELELKKANNRNLAAIFQSANSLLNLLDGILDQAKIEAGKLSIAPHPCNLYRLLDGIDAVYRPIIKENGLKLMIHIDPGLPDLVLLDEKRLAQVIGNLIGNSIKFTKTGYISIKLNWQVSQQSVLLIEVTDTGSGISHEAQAKIFEAYAQDDLSSKTGTGLGLWICANLIKQMGGEISLQSKPDAGTTVLLQIPSQIIENTTTDKKQNTLTKIDPALELLVVDDHPANRLLLEQQLYFLGLSKVYCLSTASEALELVKTHHFDAIISDCFMPEMDGFTFSKHVREQLGSEIFIIGYTADARESTAIRAQEAGMNHCLIKPVNINQLAEVLSNVQAQDANNQFDDTRYNTIENTITQFSFNNKEVLEQFIKIMQTTNIKDLEDLKNAIDIQNHPLISELAHRLKGAARIIQDKETLFICELLEDAAHSDDITYCLEIYADLKQSILEYNGILDQIILTK from the coding sequence ATGTTAAAGAAAATGACTTTAATTAAAATAATTTCACTATTTATTTTATATAGTTTCCTTAACCAGTGCATTGCAAAGTCACAAACACTTGCAAAGCCAGAAACTCAATTACTTACTATTTACAGCACTGAAAATAACAATACATCTGAAACCATTTTAAAAGTAGGCATGGTATTGGATGAATATATTCCTTTTTATATAAAAGATGCAAATAATAATATACAAGGAATTACAGCTGACTATCTATCCATTATAGGTAGCTATATAAATAAGCGTTTTTTAGTAAAAGTTTTTGATACAAAAAAAAATGCCTTATTGGCTCTAAAAAACAAAGAAATTGATTTAGTCGCAGGTAATTTAGATAACAAAATTTCAGGTATAGAAAATACTGTCCATTATTTTCAAAATAATTTTGTAGAGGTAAAAAGAAAAGGTGAACCAGATAAAAAACTACCTATAATTACACTAGGTAGTAATGATACTCTTAAAGAAGAAATTAACAAAAAATACAAAAACAAAGAAATAATTTCATTTAAAAATTCCCTCTTGGCATTGCAATCTGTTTCATTTATTCATGCTGACCTTTATATTGGTAATTCCATTGAAACAAATTTTTTACTCAATCAAATATCTCTTAACAACCTAGAAATTTCTAATTTCTCATCGATCAATGACAATCCATTTGTTTTTTTTATTAATAAAAAAAACTCCCGCCTTCTCTCTGATTTAAATAAAGCAATCAATCTTATACCTATCAGCAGTCAAATTGGAATTCAGCAACGCTGGCAAGGTGGCCCGGTTCATTACAATATAGTAAAAAAAATAACACTTACACCGGAAGAAAAAATATGGATTAAAAATAATAAAAATATAAAATACTCAGCTTATTCAGATTTTTATCCATTTTTATTTAAAACAAACCCAACCTCAAAACCAACAGGAATTGCAGTTGATATTTTAGATAAAATTGAGCGGCTAACTGGATTAAAATTTATTGAAGTTAACCAAAGCGGAATACACAATTCATTAAGTTTTTCTGGAGACACAACAGACATTATTCCTATCATGGCAATGTCTGAAGAACGAAAAAAAGAAATGTTTTTTTCCCCGCCATATATTCAATCCCTCTGGGGAATAATTACTCGCAGTGATAACAAAAATATACGCTCGGTGAATGATTTATCAGGGAAAAAAGTCGCTTTTATTAAGAATTCCATAGCGAAAGAAACCATTCTTGACCCTGTACTTCGTAAGAATATTGAATTTATCGAAGCTGCTAATTTACTTTCTACATTTAATCTTTTAGAACAGGAAAAAGTGGACGCCATAATAAATAATTTACGCTCTTCATATGCTATTATTTCTGCAAAAAAAATAGAAAAATTTCGTGTGATTGGTGCAACCAACCCCACGCCATTAAATATTTCTATTGCCACCAATATAAAAAAACCACTACTTGCTCAGATTATTAACAAAGCCGTATTAAGTATTTCACAAGAAGAATTAAATGATATTCGGTCCAACTGGGCTAATAATAAATCAGCAACGGTGTATACAGGCCTCAATCAATATCATTACTCCAATTACAGAGCAATATTTTTACTACTTATAAGTGCAGCAATAATATTACTAATTTATATATTTATTCGCAGCTATAAATCACATAAATACAGCCAAATGCTTAAGGAGCAGCTAAATACGCTATCCCGCCTTATTGACCAGCTGCCTTTTGCATTATTTATTAATTTACCCTCCCAGAAAATCGAAGTATCCAATCAGCCGTATAATGATTTTATCAATAATGCAATTGAAAAAACGACGCTATATGCACGTTTAACTCTGCTGATGAAAACTGCCTCAAAAAGTAAAAATACGGTTTATGAAGAAATACGCGTCCAGATTGATAAAAACAAACATGATCTTATACTTTGGTCTAAACCTTTTTTGTCAACCACCCTTGATCAGCAGGCGGTACTAGGTGGCTGGTTTGATATCTCTCAGCAAAAAGAAAGCGAGCGGGAGCTGCTTAAAACCAAAAATGAGGCTGAAACAGCTAATCGGGCTAAATCCACATTTTTGGCTATTATCAGCCATGAGATTCGCACCCCCATGAATGCGATTTTGGGTTTGATTGAACTAGAATTAAAAAAAGCAAATAACCGTAATCTGGCAGCTATTTTTCAATCCGCAAATAGTTTATTAAATTTATTAGATGGTATTTTAGATCAGGCAAAAATTGAAGCTGGTAAACTCAGTATCGCCCCCCACCCTTGCAATCTATACCGGCTACTGGATGGTATTGATGCAGTTTATCGCCCGATTATTAAAGAAAATGGCCTGAAACTAATGATTCATATTGATCCTGGTTTACCTGATTTAGTATTGCTGGATGAAAAACGTCTGGCTCAGGTAATAGGCAATCTAATTGGAAACTCTATTAAATTCACAAAAACCGGCTATATCAGCATTAAACTAAACTGGCAGGTCAGCCAGCAGTCTGTTTTACTTATTGAGGTGACAGACACCGGCAGCGGAATTTCCCACGAGGCTCAGGCAAAAATATTTGAGGCCTATGCACAAGATGATCTTTCCAGCAAAACAGGAACCGGACTTGGATTATGGATTTGTGCTAACTTAATAAAGCAAATGGGTGGGGAAATATCGCTACAGAGTAAGCCCGATGCAGGTACGACAGTGCTTTTACAAATACCAAGCCAAATTATTGAAAACACGACTACCGATAAAAAACAAAACACTCTGACAAAAATAGACCCTGCTCTTGAATTGCTGGTAGTTGATGATCACCCCGCCAACCGTTTACTACTTGAACAACAGCTCTATTTTTTAGGCCTAAGCAAAGTATATTGCCTTAGTACAGCTAGTGAGGCGTTGGAATTAGTTAAAACCCACCACTTTGATGCCATTATCAGTGATTGTTTTATGCCTGAAATGGATGGATTTACTTTTTCAAAACATGTACGTGAACAACTAGGCAGTGAAATTTTTATTATTGGTTATACCGCCGATGCAAGAGAAAGCACAGCCATCCGGGCACAAGAAGCAGGCATGAATCACTGTTTAATCAAGCCTGTAAATATAAATCAACTTGCCGAAGTTCTATCCAATGTGCAAGCCCAAGACGCAAACAATCAATTTGATGATACACGGTACAATACTATTGAAAACACAATTACCCAGTTTTCTTTTAATAATAAAGAAGTGTTGGAGCAATTTATAAAAATAATGCAAACAACCAATATTAAGGACCTGGAAGATTTAAAAAATGCTATTGATATACAAAACCACCCTTTGATTAGCGAGCTGGCTCACAGACTAAAAGGGGCAGCGCGTATTATTCAGGATAAAGAGACACTATTTATTTGTGAATTGCTTGAAGATGCGGCACATTCTGACGATATAACTTATTGCCTGGAAATATACGCAGACCTAAAGCAATCTATTCTTGAATACAATGGCATTTTAGATCAAATCATACTTACAAAATAA